A genomic window from Nicotiana sylvestris chromosome 11, ASM39365v2, whole genome shotgun sequence includes:
- the LOC138881247 gene encoding uncharacterized protein encodes MDIPYQQVVSIARRIEGMQAREREEREAKRSRDLGHFSGTRTSGAGCHGRGYMGCPVHSALLSPNSTPAHPKSQEPYYAPPVSSAPPVRGTSRGQSSRGGPSQSQLPRPPRACYDCGDTRHIVRDCPGLGRSAPPHQSQQQHTQRDSQAIVPAPAATPPNQPVMGGDREDRGRPRGRGRARFYAIPDRAEAVAYDSVITGIILVSHREASVLFDPGSTYSYVSSYFAPYLGTSRETLSSPVYVSTPVGDSLVVDHVYRSCLVTIRGFETRADLLLLDMVDFDIILGMDWLSSQYAILDCHAKTVTLAMPGIPRIEWSGTFDHTPSRVISFLKAQCMVEKGCAAYLAYVGDVSADTPSVDSVPVVRDFPDVFPADVSGMPPDRDIDFGIDLLQGT; translated from the coding sequence atggatatacCCTATCAGCAGGTAGTAAGCATAGctaggaggatagagggtatgcaGGCCAGAGagcgagaggagagagaggccaagaggtctcgagattTGGGTCATTTCTCTGGTACCCGTACTTCAGGAGCAGGATGCCATGGTAGGGGCTATATGGGTTGCCCAGTTCACTCAGCTCTTCTTTCACCCAACAGTACTCCAGCTCATCCAAaatctcaggagccttattatgcacctccggtttctagtgcgcctcctgtACGGGGTACCTCcagaggtcagtctagcaggGGTGGGCCCAGTCAGTCACAGCTACCGCGCCCTCCCAGAGCCTGTTATGATTGCGGGGATACCCGCCATATAGTGAGGGATTGCCCTGggcttgggaggagtgcacctccacatcAGTCTCAGCAGCAGCATACCCAGCGGGATTCTCAGGCCATTGTTCCAGCTCCAGCTGCCACCCCACCTAACCAGCCAGTCATGGGCGGAGATCGGGAAGATAGAGGTCGCCCTCGAGGGAGGGGCCGGGCCAGATTTTATGCCATTCCTGATCGTGCCGAGGCTGTCGCCTATGAttctgttatcacaggtattatattagTTAGTCACAGAGaggcatcggttctattcgatccaggctctacttattcttatgtgtcatcttattttgctccgtatttgggtaCATCCCGAGAGACTTTGAGCtctcctgtttatgtttctactcccgtGGGAGATTCCCTTGTTGTGGACCACgtatatcggtcatgtttggttactattcgtggttttgagaccagggCAGATCTTTTATTACttgatatggttgatttcgatattatcttgggcatggactggttgtcgtcccagtatgctattcttgattgtcacgctaagactgtgacgctggctatgccaggtattccCCGTATTGAGTGGAGTGGTACTTttgatcacactcccagtagagttatatCTTTTCTtaaggctcagtgtatggttgagaaggggtgcgccgcgtatttagcttatgtgggAGATGTCAGTGCTGATACCCCTTCTGTTGACTCTgtcccagtagtacgagatttccccgatgtgtttccagctgacgtttcgggcatgccgcccgatcgggacattgattttggtattgatttgttgcaGGGCACTTAG